Proteins co-encoded in one Elusimicrobiaceae bacterium genomic window:
- a CDS encoding nitroreductase family protein, whose protein sequence is MTVELLNVVMQRRSVRKYKSDPVGRDLVNSCIEAARLAPSACNSQPWKFVVLDEPARLAEFAGGVFEGLYSMTAFAGKAPVLVAIVSEKSNVTAWIGNQVQQTTFRLVDIGIACENFVLQAQSLGLGTCILGWFNAKKAAEMLGCPAGKKVELLISLGYPDEAPAPRPRKAIEAMSSYGKY, encoded by the coding sequence GTGACCGTCGAGCTTTTGAATGTTGTCATGCAGCGTCGCAGCGTAAGAAAATACAAATCCGATCCTGTCGGGCGGGATCTTGTAAACAGCTGTATCGAGGCGGCCCGGCTGGCGCCGTCCGCCTGCAACTCCCAGCCGTGGAAATTTGTGGTTCTTGACGAGCCTGCCCGGCTGGCCGAATTCGCCGGCGGTGTTTTTGAAGGACTGTATTCGATGACCGCGTTTGCCGGAAAAGCGCCTGTGCTGGTGGCGATAGTCAGCGAAAAAAGCAATGTCACGGCTTGGATCGGCAATCAGGTTCAGCAGACGACTTTCCGGCTTGTTGATATTGGCATTGCGTGCGAGAATTTTGTGCTGCAGGCTCAGTCGCTTGGCCTGGGCACATGCATACTTGGCTGGTTTAACGCGAAAAAGGCGGCGGAAATGCTGGGCTGTCCGGCCGGTAAAAAAGTCGAGCTTCTGATAAGCCTCGGGTATCCGGACGAGGCTCCTGCT